Proteins from a single region of Apium graveolens cultivar Ventura chromosome 7, ASM990537v1, whole genome shotgun sequence:
- the LOC141674468 gene encoding zinc finger BED domain-containing protein RICESLEEPER 2-like translates to MYNTSCFRKEKKLCQDVPTRWNSTYITLDGAFYYRRAFTHLKLSDSNYKNGIEKEEWDKIEGICRFLGVCYNVTRLFLGSKYPTPNLYFSNVFIVQHTLEKAILHPNSVARSMAIKMQPKFVKYWSDYNMILVIAVVFDPRYKTQFVEFCYKVLYGDNCYQITKLHETLKGLFELYQDKIPTYNVVFESESGSSIDNQALNKMKEFDALENDLSSSVEKIELDRYFKEKRLNRAIDIDMLDY, encoded by the exons ATGTATAACACAAGTTGCTTTAGAAAGGAAAAAAAGTTGTGCCAAGATGTTCCAACAAGGTGGAATTCAACCTACATTACGCTTGATGGTGCATTTTACTACCGTAGAGCATTTACTCATTTGAAATTAAGTGATTCTAATTACAAGAATGGTATTGAAAAAGAAGAATGGGATAAAATTGAGGGTATTTGTAGGTTTCTTGGTGTTTGTTATAATGTTACTCGGTTGTTCTTAGGCTCAAAATATCCCACACCCAATTTATATTTTTCAAATGTGTTCATAGTTCAACATACACTAGAGAAGGCTATTCTTCACCCAAATTCTGTAGCAAGATCAATGGCTATAAAAATGCAACCAAAGTTTGTTAAGTATTGGTCGGATTATAACATGATTCTTGTTATTGCGGTTGTGTTTGATCCTCGATACAAGACTCAATTCGTGGAGTTTTGCTATAAAGTACTTTATGGAGATAATTGTTATCAAATAACAAAACTACATGAAACCTTGAAGGGTTTATTTGAATTGTACCAGGACAAAATACCCACATACAATGTTGTGTTTGAAAGTGAGTCCGGAAGTTCAATTGACAATCAAGCACTTAATAAAATGAAG GAATTTGACGCTTTGGAAAATGATCTAAGTTCTTCTGTGGAAAAAATTGAACTGGATCGATATTTTAAGGAAAAAAGGCTGAATCGTGCTATTGATATAGACATGTTGGACTATTAG